The Larus michahellis chromosome 2, bLarMic1.1, whole genome shotgun sequence genome window below encodes:
- the TMEM106B gene encoding transmembrane protein 106B: MGKSLSHLPMHTCKEDGYDGGTVSDNMRNGLVHSESHNEDGRCGDVSQFPYVEFTGRDSVTCPTCQGTGRIPRGQENQLVALIPYSDQRLRPRRTKLYVTASVIVCLLLSGLAVFFLFPRSIDVEYIGVKSVYVTYEQGRRIIYLNITNTLNITNNNYYSVEVANITAQVQFSKTVIGKARLNNITNIGPLDMKQIDYMVPTVIQDEMSYMFDFCTLASIKVHNIVVMMQVTVTTSYFGHSEQISQERYQYVDCGGNTTYQLGQSEYLNVLQPPQ, encoded by the exons ATGGGAAAATCACTTTCTCACCTGCCTATGCATACGTGCAAGGAAGATGGCTATGATGGAGGCACAGTGTCGGATAATATGAGGAATGGGTTAGTTCACTCAGAATCGCACAACGAAGATGGCAGATGTGGAGACGTATCGCAGTTTCCCTATGTGGAATTTACGGGAAGAGACAGCGTCACCTGCCCGACTTGCCAGGGAACAGGAAGAATTCCACGAG GGCAGGAAAATCAGCTGGTAGCATTAATTCCATACAGTGATCAGAGACTGAGGCCAAGAAGAAC AAAGCTCTACGTGACTGCTTCTGTAATTGTATGTTTACTACTTTCTGGACTGGCTGTATTCTTCTTGTTTCCTCGTTCAATCGATGTTGAATACATTGGTGTGAAGTCAGTATATGTCACTTATGAACAGGGTAGACGTATAATATATCTAAATATTACG aacacACTAAATATAACAAACAACAACTATTATTCTGTTGAAGTGGCAAATATCACAGCCCAAGTTCAGTTTTCAAAAACAGTTATTGGCAAAGCACGGCTAAACAACATCACCAACATTGGTCCTCTGGACATGAAACAG attgacTATATGGTGCCCACAGTCATACAAGATGAAATGAGCTACATGTT tgaCTTCTGTACTTTAGCATCTATCAAAGTGCATAACATAGTAGTGATGATGCA agTGACAGTGACAACTTCTTACTTTGGCCACTCTGAGCAAATATCCCAGGAGAGATACCAGTATGTGGACTGTGGAGGAAACACAACCTACCAGCTGGGCCAGTCAGAATATTTAAATGTACTTCAGCCCCCGCAGTAA